In Haliotis asinina isolate JCU_RB_2024 chromosome 15, JCU_Hal_asi_v2, whole genome shotgun sequence, one DNA window encodes the following:
- the LOC137265696 gene encoding uncharacterized protein: MDGIRLSGIQPDVSEKQIRTFLEHHQLRVKRIYYPLLNNDAVVIFIDSTSTSMALFARLEGLSKFTVNPLPHRIFSSVTVELEDQVAALLQTSECKKHIDVTTDGRLQIFTDADGNVVLKGNQFDVELAEKVLHEFLESQHKIHQDLQNGHGVSAADCEALHQFRSRRASPTAQLSPLQAKRSTAERIGESGRSIRSPREDETAPVSNGLDSEHNVSDLRSSTNSRHQDASETFNHFASLQSATPGRDPSEPSTAVEQRVLQAAADKNKTSSPRGGFRLPVSLELEELQQKQKRDRRQPSISTTFNSQASMLRELEGIPKEDREMIQKWLDDTGKKPLCKERAGSDSTDELLTEKSREHQMSPLSGASNGLSADTYPLRHSSTRFARKDHQELLSYRFELSGGIKVKVYYGNIVKCKLEGIVSAANGELRNFAGVAGAIERACGSELRRECERHVRLHGPLQISDVMHTSSGDLIGPRYILHTVGPVYIPTMDDKCGYQLTRTFLQCLKYSHEKLFINSIAFPFISTGVFGVPIDICIQSFLDAAVLFSSAHRTYSTLKEIHLLNTDKEMVQTAIVMIQQHLETDFSELQAAATFRLQNKGKQSGLHEWASSSDSRGVAGGSLKRSSSLTRDPQHRRSKEEEDCFSTSSYLGTRSPRGIDTDTNSQADLRQSSATHRKRSGSFDTPRKQPNTGARPKTTSYAGGTTSGRKTSAGSSKSDYGSKTMPGVKHGMGPTDVKERLKSRPATTSSGSSSPRNKPMKAGATGMGTNVEIKGTSIVDHEIRTQRPYDDDMYKSLPTNIGRTNTLGAANAKDPDDTCSICMDKVTIPKKLPCGHTFCTDCIRRAFDVKPACPECGKLYGTVKGNQPKGGKMAHTIDRGDVLPGHEDARGVIVISYDFPGGFQQDGHPEPGKRYAGIQRTAYLPYNDEGWEVLTLLYKAFDAGVTFTIGESRTTGRTGVITWNDIHHKTSMKGGTSNYGYPDPDYLKRVKEELALKGITTST; the protein is encoded by the exons ATGGACGGGATCCGACTGTCGGGTATTCAGCCTGATGTGTCCGAGAAGCAGATCAGAACATTCTTAGAGCACCATCAGCTACGGGTCAAGAGGATCTACTACCCACTTCTCAATAATGATGCAGTTGTAATCTTCATTGACTCTACAA GCACATCAATGGCGCTCTTTGCAAGGCTGGAAGGACTCTCAAAGTTTACTGTCAATCCTCTCCCACATAGA ATATTCTCCTCAGTAACTGTGGAGCTTGAAGATCAAGTTGCTGCCCTGTTGCAGACGTCAGAATGTAAGAAGCATATTGATGTGACCACTGATGGAAGACTACAGATATTCACTGATGCAGATGGGAATGTTGTTCTAAAGGGAAACCAGTTTGATGTAGAACTTGCTGAGAAGGTTCTTCATGAGTTTCTGGAAAGCCAGCACAAAATACATCAAGACCTGCAAAATGGTCATGGCGTGTCAGCAGCTGATTGTGAGGCTCTACATCAGTTTAGAAGTCGAAGAGCTTCCCCCACTGCACAGCTTAGCCCACTACAAGCAAAAAGAAGCACAGCTGAAAGAATTGGAGAGTCTGGGAGAAGTATAAGATCTCCCCGAGAAGATGAAACTGCACCTGTATCGAATGGATTGGATTCAGAGCACAATGTGAGTGATTTACGGAGCAGCACAAACTCGAGACATCAAGATGCATCTGAAACTTTCAACCACTTTGCTAGTCTTCAGTCTGCAACACCTGGGAGAGACCCATCAGAGCCATCCACAGCTGTGGAACAAAGGGTTCTACAAGCAGCTGCTGACAAAAATAAGACTTCCAGCCCTAGGGGTGGTTTTAGACTCCCAGTGTCTTTAGAACTTGAGGAACTGCAGCAGAAGCAGAAGAGAGATCGGAGACAGCCATCAATAAGCACTACTTTTAATAGCCAGGCATCCATGCTAAGAGAACTAGAAGGCATTCCAAAAGAAGATCGAGAAATGATCCAAAAATGGCTTGATGACACAGGAAAGAAACCTCTGTGCAAGGAGAGGGCTGGTTCTGATAGCACTGATGAATTGTTGACAGAAAAAAGTAGAGAACACCAAATGTCACCTCTGTCTGGAGCTTCTAATGGTCTGAGTGCAGATACTTATCCACTGAGACACAGTTCTACAAGATTTGCAAGAAAAGACCATCAAGAACTGTTGTCTTACAGATTTGAACTGTCAGGTGGCATTAAAGTGAAAGTTTACTATGGTAACATTGTGAAATGCAAGCTTGAAGGAATCGTCAGTGCAGCTAATGGAGAACTGAGGAACTTTGCTGGTGTAGCAGGGGCCATAGAGAGAGCTTGTGGAAGTGAACTGAGGCGTGAGTGTGAGAGACATGTCCGCCTCCATGGGCCCCTCCAAATCAGTGATGTCATGCATACAAGCTCCGGAGATTTAATTGGCCCACGATACATTCTGCACACAGTGGGGCCAGTCTATATTCCAACAATGGATGACAAATGTGGATATCAGTTGACTCGTACATTTCTTCAATGTCTGAAGTATTCTCATGAGAAGCTGTTTATCAACTCCATTGCATTTCCCTTCATTAGTACAG GTGTGTTTGGGGTACCCATTGACATCTGCATTCAGTCTTTCCTGGATGCTGCTGTGTTGTTCTCCTCGGCACACAGGACATACTCAACGCTGAAGGAAATCCACTTGCTGAACACTGACAAGGAGATGGTGCAGACAGCCATTGTTATGATTCAACAGCACCTGGAGACGGACTTCAGTGAGCTACAGGCTGCAGCCACATTCAGATTACAGAATAAGGGCAAGCAATCTGGTCTTCATGAATG GGCCTCAAGTTCAGACAGTAGAGGTGTAGCAGGTGGCAGCTTGAAGCGATCATCTTCACTGACTAGAGATCCACAGCACAGGAGGTCAAAAGAAGAGGAAGACTGTTTTAGCACATCCAGCTATCTGGGAACAAGGAGTCCGAGAGGCATTGACACGGATACAAATTCACAGGCAGACCTGAGACAATCAAGCGCTACTCATAGGAAAAGGTCAGGGTCATTTGATACTCCAagaaaacaaccaaacacagGAGCAAGACCCAAGACCACATCTTATGCAGGAGGTACAACCTCAGGGAGGAAGACTAGTGCTGGATCGTCAAAATCAGACTATGGTTCAAAAACCATGCCAGGTGTTAAACATGGCATGGGACCAACGGATGTAAAGGAGAGGCTTAAATCACGACCAGCAACAACTTCTAGCGGAAGCAGCAGTCCGAGAAATAAACCCATGAAAGCTGGAGCTACAGGGATGGGAACAAATGTGGAAATCAAAGGCACAAGTATTGTTGATCATGAAATCCGGACACAAAGACCTTATGATGATGACATGTACAAGAGCCTACCAACAAATATTGGCAGAACAAATACTCTTGGAGCTGCCAATGCAAAAGATCCCGATGACACTTGTAGCATCTGTATGGACAAAGTCACCATCCCCAAGAAGCTTCCGTGTGGCCACACCTTCTGTACTGACTGTATCAGACGGGCTTTTGATGTGAAGCCAGCCTGTCCTGAATGTGGAAAACTGTATGGTACTGTGAAGGGAAACCAGCCCAAAGGTGGGAAGATGGCTCATACAATAGACAGAGGAGATGTGCTACCAGGTCATGAAGATGCGAGAGGAGTGATTGTCATCAGTTATGACTTTCCAGGAGGGTTCCAACAG GATGGTCACCCAGAACCTGGCAAGAGGTATGCTGGTATCCAGAGAACAGCCTACCTGCCTTACAATGATGAAGGATGGGAGGTTCTGACACTGTTGTACAAGGCATTTGATGCTGGAGTCACGTTTACTATTGGTGAGTCTCGGACTA